A stretch of the Uranotaenia lowii strain MFRU-FL chromosome 3, ASM2978415v1, whole genome shotgun sequence genome encodes the following:
- the LOC129758580 gene encoding uncharacterized protein LOC129758580, with translation MSPPKGGSSKKKKPGNADAFPKLDGHREGPKFLTISRADGKDTSFEKVSPIFIHKGIKVACGEPLNTVKLRNGTLLVKTKNIAQANQLLRCKTLFDMAVKVEENAKLNQTKGIVTCYDLRYATEEEILEDLQDQGVCKVEVMKRKKDKVLIPTSSYILTFKSSGIPEQVKVGYLVLNVRVFIPRPIRCYKCQYFGHSSKFCSQDEVCSMCCELIGG, from the exons ATGAGCCCTCCAAAGGGGGGATCTTCTAAAAAGAAGAAACCTGGAAATGCAGATGCATTTCCAAAACTAGATGGTCACAGGGAGGGACCTAAATTCCTCACCATATCACGTGCGGATGGAAAAGATACGTCTTTTGAAAAGGTTAGCCCTATCTTTATCCATAAAGGAATCAAGGTTGCGTGTGGTGAACCACTCAATACGGTCAAGCTGCGCAATGGAACCTTACttgtgaagacgaaaaacatCGCTCAAGCTAATCAACTCCTTCGGTGCAAGACGTTATTCGACATGGCCGTTAAAGTTGAGGAAAATGCGAAGCTTAATCAAACCAAAGGGATCGTTACTTGTTATGATCTACGCTACGCTACGGAGGAAGAGATTCTCGAGGATCTGCAAGACCAAGGTGTATGTAAAGTGGAAGTTATGAAAAGGAAGAAGGATAAGGTTCTCATTCCAACCAGCAGTTACATCTTGACGTTCAAATCATCAGGCATTCCCGAACAAGTAAAAGTTGGATATCTCGTGCTCAACGTCAGAGTTTTTATACCACGACCCATAAGGTGTTACAAGTGCCAGTATTTCGGTCACTCATCGAAGTTCTGTAGCCAAGACGAGGTTTGTAGCATGTGCTGCGAG TTGATCGGTGGATGA
- the LOC129750866 gene encoding general odorant-binding protein 68-like: MQKFTPAVLAILLASVFISLAFDEVVPEHCTKDTFCNPFKCCRPPLLLDNEIVSECLAKHNQTHPKLPECMSECLVNRTGIYEDSQDIDDKLALKVFKDNVAAKSIWTPVIVSATKECLAKAKKEAPKVEQQVEKLRAEFPKRHICSPMAGMIMECVHTTVYKNCPASLFNTTNPKCMQIKNFMSKCPPSLVFVRQESQEKDKKVKQ; encoded by the exons ATGCAAAAATTTACCCCAGCAGTGTTGGCTATCCTTTTGGCCTCAGTTTTTATCAGCTTAGCTTTCGATGAAGTGGTTCCGGAACATTGCACGAAGGACACCTTCTGCAATCCCTTCAAATGCTGCCGCCCTCCATTGCTGCTGGACAACGAAATCGTCAGCGAATGCCTGGCCAAGCACAACCAGACGCATCCAAAACTACCGGAG TGTATGTCGGAGTGTCTGGTCAATCGGACCGGAATCTACGAAGACTCGCAGGACATCGATGACAAGCTGGCGCTGAAGGTTTTCAAGGATAACGTGGCGGCCAAATCGATCTGGACTCCGGTCATTGTGAGCGCAACCAAGGAGTGTTTGGCCAAGGCCAAGAAGGAAGCGCCCAAGGTGGAACAACAGGTGGAGAAACTGCGTGCCGAGTTCCCGAAGCGACACATTTGCTCCCCGATGGCCGGCATGATCATGGAGTGTGTTCACACCACTGTTTATAAG AACTGCCCAGCCTCGCTCTTCAACACAACCAACCCGAAATGTATGCAGATCAAAAACTTTATGAGCAAATGCCCTCCATCGCTAGTTTTTGTACGCCAAGAATCCCAGGAAAAGGATAAGAAAGTAAAACAATAA